A window from Streptomyces subrutilus encodes these proteins:
- a CDS encoding amidohydrolase family protein, which translates to MTARNAPDDRTPQDERRAPDERRAPDGRTAVRGPGGRAPGEDRYTVVSADCHAGADLLDYKPYLARRHHEEFDAWAASYVNPYEDLLADTADRNWNSQRRLAELEADGIVAEVLFPNTVPPFFPNASLMAQQPTAAEFELRLAGLQAHNRWLADFCAEAPGRRAGVAQILLGDVDAAVREVRRTKEAGLTGGILLPGAPPGSGVPELHSAAYDPIWAVCEELDVPVNHHGGSASPPLGDEPAARAVFMVETTWFSHRALWHLVFGGAFHRHPGLKLVLTEQGSGWIPGVLDMLDYYHRRLVAASATAESKFGAGLAGSMGRRPSEVWRDNCFVGASFMRPHEVPLRDRIGLDKIMWGSDYPHDEGTTPFSREGLRIAYAGLPREEVAAMVGGNAARVYGFDLALLDAVAAKAGPLVSEIAEPLTEVPAGATSPAFARGGSVRVW; encoded by the coding sequence ATGACCGCGCGCAACGCACCGGACGACCGGACGCCGCAGGACGAACGGAGGGCACCGGACGAGCGGAGGGCACCGGACGGCCGGACGGCGGTGCGCGGACCGGGCGGGCGGGCCCCGGGGGAGGACCGCTACACGGTCGTCTCCGCGGACTGCCACGCCGGCGCCGACCTGCTCGACTACAAGCCATACCTGGCCCGGCGCCACCACGAGGAGTTCGACGCCTGGGCCGCCTCCTACGTGAACCCGTACGAGGACCTGCTCGCGGACACCGCGGACCGCAACTGGAACTCGCAGCGCCGGCTGGCCGAACTGGAGGCCGACGGGATCGTCGCGGAGGTCCTCTTCCCCAACACCGTCCCGCCGTTCTTCCCGAACGCCTCGCTGATGGCCCAGCAGCCCACGGCGGCGGAGTTCGAGCTGCGCCTGGCCGGCCTGCAGGCCCACAACCGCTGGCTGGCGGACTTCTGCGCCGAGGCCCCCGGACGGCGGGCCGGCGTGGCCCAGATCCTGCTGGGCGACGTCGACGCGGCGGTCCGGGAGGTCCGCCGGACGAAGGAGGCCGGCCTGACCGGCGGCATCCTGCTGCCGGGCGCCCCGCCGGGCTCCGGGGTGCCCGAGCTCCACTCGGCCGCGTACGACCCCATCTGGGCGGTCTGCGAGGAGCTGGACGTGCCCGTCAACCACCACGGAGGCTCGGCCTCCCCGCCGCTCGGCGACGAACCGGCCGCCCGGGCCGTCTTCATGGTGGAGACCACCTGGTTCTCGCACCGCGCCCTGTGGCACCTGGTCTTCGGCGGCGCCTTCCACCGCCACCCCGGGCTGAAGCTGGTCCTGACGGAGCAGGGCTCGGGCTGGATACCGGGCGTGCTGGACATGCTCGACTACTACCACCGCCGCCTGGTCGCGGCCTCGGCCACGGCCGAGTCCAAGTTCGGCGCGGGCCTGGCCGGTTCGATGGGCCGGCGCCCGAGCGAGGTCTGGCGGGACAACTGCTTCGTGGGCGCGAGCTTCATGCGCCCCCACGAGGTGCCGCTGCGGGACCGGATCGGCCTCGACAAGATCATGTGGGGCAGCGACTACCCCCACGACGAGGGCACCACCCCCTTCTCCCGCGAGGGCCTGCGCATCGCCTACGCGGGCCTCCCGAGGGAGGAGGTCGCGGCGATGGTCGGCGGGAACGCCGCCCGCGTCTACGGCTTCGACCTCGCCCTCCTCGACGCGGTGGCCGCGAAGGCCGGCCCCCTCGTCTCGGAGATCGCCGAACCGCTGACCGAGGTCCCGGCCGGGGCCACCAGCCCGGCCTTCGCCCGCGGCGGCTCGGTCCGCGTCTGGTGA
- a CDS encoding sterol desaturase family protein, giving the protein MPNLPDVVLWSIPAFVLLTVVELVSYRIHPDEDAAGYETKDAVTSLGMGLGSLVFDFLWKIPIALVYAAVYELTPLRVPVLWWTVLLMLLAQDFLYYWQHRGHHVIRILWACHVVHHSSRRFNLTTALRQPWTSATSWPFYLPMIALGVHPAAVAFCYSVNLVYQFWIHTERIGKLPRPVEYVFNTPSHHRVHHASQGSYLDRNFGGILIVWDRMFGSWVGETDRPVFGLTKNIGTYNPLRVATHEYAAIARDVRAAGDWRERAGRVFGGPGWQPAPAPAHAPAPAAASVPGSAAAAVSAPVPARASVPASVPAAAVSAPEHGPGSAPAGVAQPVRGAGA; this is encoded by the coding sequence ATGCCGAACCTGCCCGATGTCGTGCTGTGGTCCATACCAGCCTTCGTGCTGCTCACCGTCGTGGAACTGGTGAGCTACCGGATCCATCCCGACGAGGACGCCGCCGGGTACGAGACCAAGGACGCCGTCACCAGCCTCGGCATGGGACTCGGCAGCCTCGTCTTCGACTTCCTCTGGAAGATCCCGATCGCCCTGGTCTACGCGGCGGTCTACGAACTGACCCCGCTGCGCGTCCCCGTGCTGTGGTGGACCGTCCTGCTGATGCTGCTCGCGCAGGACTTCCTCTACTACTGGCAGCACCGCGGCCACCACGTCATCCGCATCCTGTGGGCCTGCCACGTCGTCCACCACAGCAGCCGCAGGTTCAACCTCACCACCGCCCTGCGCCAGCCCTGGACGAGCGCCACCTCCTGGCCGTTCTACCTGCCGATGATCGCCCTCGGCGTGCACCCGGCCGCCGTGGCCTTCTGCTACTCGGTCAACCTCGTCTACCAGTTCTGGATCCACACCGAGCGCATCGGCAAGCTGCCGCGCCCGGTGGAGTACGTGTTCAACACCCCCTCGCACCACCGCGTCCACCACGCCTCCCAGGGCAGCTACCTGGACCGCAACTTCGGCGGCATCCTGATCGTCTGGGACCGGATGTTCGGCTCCTGGGTGGGCGAGACCGACCGGCCCGTCTTCGGGCTCACCAAGAACATCGGCACCTACAACCCGCTGCGCGTGGCCACCCACGAGTACGCCGCCATCGCCCGCGACGTCCGCGCCGCCGGTGACTGGCGCGAGCGCGCCGGCCGCGTCTTCGGCGGCCCCGGCTGGCAGCCGGCCCCGGCCCCGGCTCATGCCCCGGCCCCCGCAGCCGCCTCCGTGCCGGGGTCCGCAGCCGCCGCGGTGAGCGCTCCCGTACCGGCCCGGGCCTCCGTGCCCGCTTCCGTGCCCGCCGCAGCGGTCTCCGCCCCCGAGCACGGTCCCGGGTCCGCCCCCGCCGGAGTCGCCCAGCCCGTACGGGGGGCCGGCGCGTGA
- a CDS encoding lysoplasmalogenase, which produces MSAARSAGTSAPSRADGPAPDRRERAGRAALAGFALAAAGDLGSLLAGWDPGHLVFKPLLMPLLVAYVLTRGAPRLLVAALLFGWGGDLALLFDADPAFLVGMGSFAAGHVCYLVLFGRGRTSPVLAGAYAVALLGTVALLWGDLPPELRVPVAGYSLLLTAMAYRSSAFGAWAGAGGALFLLSDTLIATGVAAWPQPPRPDFWIMATYLAAQYLLAGGVLARARAYGGDVAPDATHP; this is translated from the coding sequence GTGAGCGCCGCGCGGTCCGCCGGGACCTCCGCGCCCTCACGGGCCGACGGGCCGGCCCCCGACCGCCGGGAGCGCGCCGGTCGGGCGGCCCTGGCCGGGTTCGCCCTCGCCGCGGCCGGCGACCTCGGGTCCCTCCTCGCCGGCTGGGACCCGGGCCACCTGGTCTTCAAGCCGCTGCTGATGCCGCTGCTCGTCGCGTACGTCCTCACCCGCGGCGCGCCCCGCCTCCTCGTCGCCGCCCTGCTCTTCGGGTGGGGCGGCGACCTGGCCCTGCTCTTCGACGCCGACCCCGCCTTCCTGGTCGGCATGGGCTCCTTCGCCGCCGGCCACGTCTGCTACCTCGTGCTCTTCGGCCGCGGCAGGACCAGCCCCGTGCTCGCGGGCGCGTACGCCGTCGCCCTGCTCGGGACCGTCGCCCTGCTGTGGGGGGACCTGCCGCCCGAACTGCGCGTGCCCGTCGCCGGCTACAGCCTGCTGCTCACCGCCATGGCCTACCGCTCCAGCGCGTTCGGCGCGTGGGCCGGGGCGGGCGGGGCGCTGTTCCTGCTCTCCGACACCCTCATCGCCACCGGGGTCGCCGCCTGGCCGCAGCCGCCCCGCCCCGACTTCTGGATCATGGCCACCTACCTGGCGGCCCAGTACCTGCTGGCCGGCGGAGTGCTCGCCCGGGCCCGGGCGTACGGTGGGGACGTCGCACCCGACGCCACCCACCCCTAG
- a CDS encoding zinc-dependent alcohol dehydrogenase family protein — protein MRATVIHAPYDIRVEEVPDAAIRSPEDAVVRVLRACICGSDLWAYRGESARRPGQRIGHEFLGVVEETGSAVSGLRTGDLVVAPFMWSDGTCDYCTEGLYTSCEHGGFWGSVGHDGGQGEAVRVPHADGTLVKLPAEAASDDHLLTGLLALSDVMGTGHHAALGAGVRAGSTVAVVGDGAVGLCGVLAAKRLGAERIIALGRHTARTDIATLFGATDIVAERAEAAEAAVRELTGGRGAHAVIEAVGTEMSMRTAVNITRDGGAVGYVGVPHGSGTGLDLGVMFDRNITLRGGVAPVRAYLPELLEDVLGGVIDPAPVFDRTVALDEVPDGYRAMDDRSALKVMIKA, from the coding sequence ATGCGCGCCACCGTCATCCACGCCCCGTACGACATCCGCGTGGAGGAGGTGCCCGACGCCGCGATCCGCAGTCCCGAGGACGCCGTCGTCCGCGTGCTGCGCGCCTGCATCTGCGGCAGCGACCTCTGGGCCTACCGCGGCGAGTCCGCGCGCCGGCCCGGCCAGCGCATCGGCCACGAGTTCCTCGGCGTCGTCGAGGAGACCGGCTCCGCCGTGTCGGGGCTGCGCACCGGCGACCTCGTCGTCGCCCCCTTCATGTGGTCGGACGGCACCTGCGACTACTGCACCGAGGGCCTGTACACCTCCTGCGAACACGGCGGGTTCTGGGGCTCGGTCGGCCACGACGGCGGCCAGGGCGAGGCCGTCCGCGTCCCGCACGCCGACGGCACCCTGGTGAAGCTGCCCGCCGAGGCCGCCTCCGACGACCACCTGCTGACCGGCCTGCTCGCGCTCTCCGACGTCATGGGCACCGGCCACCACGCCGCCCTGGGGGCCGGGGTGCGCGCGGGCTCCACGGTCGCGGTCGTCGGCGACGGCGCGGTCGGCCTGTGCGGAGTGCTCGCGGCGAAGCGGCTGGGCGCCGAGCGGATCATCGCGTTGGGCCGCCACACCGCGCGCACGGACATCGCCACCCTCTTCGGGGCCACCGACATCGTCGCCGAACGCGCCGAGGCCGCCGAGGCCGCCGTGCGCGAGCTCACCGGGGGCCGGGGCGCCCACGCCGTCATCGAGGCGGTCGGCACCGAGATGTCGATGCGCACCGCCGTGAACATCACCCGCGACGGCGGGGCCGTCGGCTACGTCGGCGTCCCGCACGGCAGCGGCACCGGACTCGACCTCGGCGTCATGTTCGACCGGAACATCACGCTGCGCGGCGGCGTGGCCCCGGTCCGCGCGTACCTCCCCGAGCTGCTGGAGGACGTGCTCGGCGGCGTCATCGACCCGGCCCCCGTGTTCGACCGCACGGTCGCCCTGGACGAGGTTCCGGACGGCTACCGGGCCATGGACGACCGCAGCGCCCTCAAGGTGATGATCAAGGCCTGA
- a CDS encoding S8 family serine peptidase has translation MAHLGSRTARKHGRLAVPVGLALTASLAFLPTVAASAAPLGNTAAASTAAKPDTSGPKMSYVANLTAYGTVKQAKKAIERAGGTVVTSHDKIGVVVAHSQNPEFARQLRAQRSLFVSVGATRTAPLTTVQTTEEGTTQRLSAADAAKAAAQAAPGQEPLESNQWDLRAIKADQAHKINDGSRNVTVGVIDTGVDDTHPDLAANFSKAQSANCVGGVADTSEGAWRPYADGSDHGTHVAGTIAAPRNGVGVSGVAPGVQIAAIKVSEPATSLFYTEAVVCGFMFAAEKGIEVTNNSYYVDPWYFNCKTDDDQKALVEALSRASKYAERKGVLNVAAAGNENYDLSADSITDETSPNDTTPVPRTIDPRVCLDVPTQLPGVVTVTATGDKGFKSYYSSYGLGVADVSAPGGDKWQVPATPDANGRVLSTVPGGGYGYKQGTSMATPHVAGVAALLKSAHPRATPAQLQAMLKGQATKTACPAQVYDATGTLVDATTCESKWGQTGYYGYGVVDALKAVK, from the coding sequence ATGGCGCATCTGGGGTCACGTACCGCTCGGAAGCACGGCCGTCTCGCCGTCCCGGTCGGCCTGGCGCTCACCGCTTCGCTCGCCTTCCTTCCGACGGTCGCGGCCTCCGCCGCACCGCTGGGGAACACGGCGGCCGCGAGCACGGCGGCGAAGCCCGACACCTCCGGCCCCAAGATGTCCTACGTGGCGAACCTGACCGCGTACGGCACGGTGAAGCAGGCGAAGAAGGCCATCGAGCGGGCCGGCGGCACGGTGGTGACCTCGCACGACAAGATCGGCGTGGTCGTCGCCCATTCGCAGAACCCCGAGTTCGCCAGGCAACTGCGCGCGCAGCGAAGCCTGTTCGTGTCCGTGGGCGCCACCCGTACCGCCCCCTTGACGACGGTGCAGACCACCGAGGAGGGCACGACGCAGCGGCTGAGCGCGGCGGACGCCGCCAAGGCCGCGGCGCAGGCGGCGCCGGGCCAGGAGCCGCTGGAGTCCAACCAGTGGGACCTGCGGGCCATCAAGGCCGACCAGGCGCACAAGATCAACGACGGCAGCCGGAACGTCACGGTGGGCGTCATCGACACGGGCGTCGACGACACCCACCCGGACCTCGCCGCGAACTTCTCCAAGGCGCAGTCGGCCAACTGCGTCGGCGGTGTCGCGGACACCTCCGAGGGCGCGTGGCGCCCGTACGCGGACGGCAGCGACCACGGCACGCACGTGGCGGGCACGATCGCGGCCCCGCGCAACGGCGTCGGCGTCAGCGGCGTCGCCCCCGGCGTGCAGATAGCCGCCATCAAGGTGAGCGAGCCCGCGACCAGCCTCTTCTACACGGAGGCCGTCGTCTGCGGCTTCATGTTCGCCGCCGAGAAGGGGATCGAGGTGACCAACAACAGCTACTACGTCGACCCCTGGTACTTCAACTGCAAGACGGACGACGACCAGAAGGCGCTGGTGGAGGCCCTCAGCCGGGCCAGCAAGTACGCCGAGCGCAAGGGCGTGCTCAACGTCGCCGCGGCCGGCAACGAGAACTACGACCTCTCGGCCGACTCGATCACCGACGAGACCAGCCCGAACGACACCACCCCGGTGCCGCGCACCATCGACCCGCGGGTCTGCCTCGACGTCCCGACGCAGCTCCCGGGCGTGGTGACGGTGACCGCCACCGGCGACAAGGGCTTCAAGTCCTACTACTCCAGCTACGGCCTGGGCGTCGCGGACGTCTCGGCCCCCGGTGGCGACAAGTGGCAGGTCCCGGCCACCCCGGACGCCAACGGCCGGGTGCTGTCGACCGTCCCGGGCGGCGGCTACGGCTACAAGCAGGGCACCTCGATGGCGACCCCGCACGTCGCGGGCGTCGCGGCGCTGCTCAAGAGCGCCCACCCGCGGGCCACGCCCGCGCAGCTCCAGGCGATGCTCAAGGGCCAGGCCACCAAGACGGCCTGCCCGGCGCAGGTCTACGACGCCACCGGCACCCTCGTCGACGCCACCACCTGCGAGAGCAAGTGGGGCCAGACCGGCTACTACGGCTACGGCGTGGTCGACGCGCTGAAGGCCGTCAAGTAG
- a CDS encoding DUF485 domain-containing protein, producing MTTNDAAAPPQDDAGRPAAPPSAEDFTRVQESPDFAELRSSFRSFAFPLTVAFIAWYLLYVLLSSYAGDFMGTRLFGNINVALVLGLGQFATTFLIAWLYSRYAAARLDPKAAAIKSRMEAGE from the coding sequence GTGACGACCAACGACGCAGCAGCGCCACCGCAGGACGACGCGGGAAGGCCCGCGGCTCCCCCCTCGGCCGAGGACTTCACCCGCGTCCAGGAGAGCCCCGACTTCGCCGAACTGCGCAGCTCCTTCCGCTCGTTCGCCTTCCCGCTGACCGTGGCCTTCATCGCCTGGTACCTGCTGTACGTACTGCTGTCGAGCTACGCCGGCGACTTCATGGGAACCAGGCTCTTCGGCAACATCAACGTCGCCCTCGTCCTCGGCCTCGGCCAGTTCGCGACCACCTTCCTGATCGCCTGGCTGTACTCGCGCTACGCCGCCGCCCGGCTCGACCCCAAGGCCGCGGCCATCAAGTCCCGCATGGAGGCCGGAGAATGA